Genomic segment of bacterium:
TCATCAGGACACATCCATCTGAACGACCGGGCCTTGTTAAGTTAACCGGCGGGAAGGCCTCACCATGACGACCACAGTTGACATTGACCTCGGCGCCTACAAGCTGGGTTGGAGCGACCCCGAGGACGACTACGTCTTCAAGCCCGAGAAGGGCCTGTCCGAGGACATCATCCGCGAGATGTCGTTCATCAAGGGCGAGCCGGACTGGATGCTCAACTTCCGCCTCAAGGCATACCGGCGGTTCCAGCAGCGACCCATGCCCACCTGGGGCGGCGGCGGTCTGCTGGATGAGATCGACTTCGACGACATCTACTACTACGTCAAGCCGGCCGAGGAACAGGCCA
This window contains:
- a CDS encoding Fe-S cluster assembly protein SufB codes for the protein MTTTVDIDLGAYKLGWSDPEDDYVFKPEKGLSEDIIREMSFIKGEPDWMLNFRLKAYRRFQQRPMPTWGGGGLLDEIDFDDIYYYVKPAEEQA